In Paenibacillus sp. J23TS9, a single genomic region encodes these proteins:
- a CDS encoding DUF2188 domain-containing protein produces the protein MPWNKHDYPVSMKNLDARIRNKAVDIANALLHEGYEEGRAIAIATAQAEKWDQDHPRSEHHESNHHDSKSGNSGQSSQPNLHIVSSDEGWALKEEGLDKPLSTFDTKKEALEEAKKRASKSGVNTIIHGEDGRIQTTKSS, from the coding sequence ATGCCATGGAATAAACACGACTACCCTGTTTCTATGAAAAATCTCGATGCCAGAATAAGAAATAAAGCGGTTGATATCGCAAATGCGCTGCTGCATGAAGGCTATGAGGAAGGCCGTGCCATTGCGATTGCCACAGCCCAGGCCGAAAAATGGGATCAAGATCACCCTCGTTCAGAGCATCATGAATCAAACCATCATGATTCAAAATCAGGCAATTCAGGGCAAAGCAGTCAACCTAATCTGCACATCGTTTCCTCAGATGAAGGCTGGGCTTTGAAGGAAGAAGGCCTCGACAAGCCTCTGTCCACTTTTGACACAAAAAAGGAAGCTCTTGAAGAAGCAAAAAAGCGGGCATCGAAAAGCGGTGTCAATACGATTATACATGGTGAAGACGGGCGTATTCAGACCACCAAGAGCTCGTAG
- the msrA gene encoding peptide-methionine (S)-S-oxide reductase MsrA: protein MSDLQAVHQEKATFAGGCFWCMVAPFEELPGIIKVESGYTGGHTENPTYEEVCSHTTGHVEAVQITYNPDIFPYEKLLELFWQQIDPTDEGGQFYDRGHSYQTAVFYHTEEQRVQAEASKVKLAESGRFNKPIVTPILPAKPFYAAEDYHQDYHKKNPGHYKRYRKGSGRDDFLESHWTPEKNKAELKQRLTSIQYEVTQNNATEAPFQNDFWDHHGDGIYVDIVSGEPLFSSQDKYDSGCGWPSFTRPIRDYSVKEKMDLTHMMVRTEVRSKGSDSHLGHVFDDGPGPNGLRYCINSAALRFVPKEELEQQGYGEYKVLFN from the coding sequence ATGAGCGATTTACAAGCGGTTCATCAGGAAAAGGCGACCTTTGCAGGCGGATGCTTTTGGTGCATGGTAGCCCCGTTCGAAGAGCTGCCCGGCATTATCAAAGTCGAATCAGGCTATACGGGCGGCCATACCGAGAACCCTACCTATGAAGAAGTTTGCTCCCATACAACCGGACATGTCGAAGCTGTGCAGATTACTTACAACCCGGATATTTTCCCTTATGAAAAGCTGCTGGAGCTCTTTTGGCAGCAGATTGACCCTACAGATGAAGGCGGCCAGTTCTATGACCGTGGACATTCTTACCAGACGGCAGTCTTTTACCATACGGAAGAGCAACGAGTTCAGGCCGAGGCCTCCAAGGTCAAGCTGGCGGAGAGCGGACGTTTCAACAAACCGATCGTAACGCCGATTCTGCCTGCAAAGCCCTTCTATGCGGCTGAAGATTACCATCAGGATTACCACAAAAAAAATCCGGGACATTACAAGCGCTACCGTAAAGGCTCCGGTCGGGATGACTTTTTGGAAAGTCATTGGACCCCAGAAAAGAACAAAGCCGAGCTGAAGCAGCGTTTGACTTCGATTCAATATGAGGTCACCCAAAACAATGCCACCGAAGCTCCATTTCAAAATGATTTTTGGGATCACCATGGTGATGGAATCTATGTGGATATCGTTTCCGGAGAGCCCTTGTTCAGTTCGCAGGACAAATATGATTCCGGCTGCGGCTGGCCAAGCTTCACCCGTCCAATCCGTGATTACAGCGTCAAGGAAAAGATGGACCTCACCCATATGATGGTGCGGACAGAAGTCCGCAGTAAAGGCTCCGATTCCCATCTGGGTCATGTGTTTGATGACGGTCCCGGACCTAATGGTCTGCGTTACTGCATCAACTCAGCAGCTCTTAGATTCGTTCCAAAGGAAGAACTGGAGCAGCAGGGCTACGGCGAATATAAAGTGTTGTTTAATTAA
- a CDS encoding TerC family protein has protein sequence MELLTMAFWTALMSIVVIDLVLAGDNAIVIGLAARNVRKEDQKKVILWGTVGAVVIRVIATLLVVQLLLIPGLRLVGGLALIWIAYKLLIDEKKHDISAGNQIWAAIRTIIIADAMMGLDNVLAVAGAAHGDFLLVIIGLAISVPIMVWGSTMIVKLTERFPFIITFGSAVLAWTASKMLVEEPMIHNMFTSTVLKYVFELVVVAAVVLVGLRMKKKKAEAAKAQAVGMN, from the coding sequence ATGGAGTTGTTAACCATGGCATTTTGGACAGCCTTGATGTCAATTGTCGTCATTGATCTGGTACTGGCTGGAGACAATGCCATCGTGATCGGTCTTGCCGCACGCAATGTCAGAAAAGAAGATCAGAAAAAGGTAATACTGTGGGGGACGGTTGGTGCGGTAGTCATACGGGTCATCGCGACATTGCTTGTCGTTCAGCTGCTGTTGATTCCAGGCCTACGTTTAGTCGGCGGGCTGGCGCTTATCTGGATTGCCTATAAGCTATTAATCGATGAGAAAAAGCATGATATTTCGGCAGGAAACCAAATATGGGCTGCTATCCGTACCATTATTATCGCGGATGCCATGATGGGACTCGACAATGTTCTGGCTGTAGCCGGTGCGGCGCATGGTGACTTCCTGCTCGTCATCATCGGGCTGGCGATCTCTGTACCGATTATGGTTTGGGGCAGCACGATGATTGTTAAATTGACTGAACGTTTTCCTTTCATTATTACCTTCGGGTCAGCCGTACTCGCTTGGACCGCTTCAAAAATGCTGGTGGAGGAGCCTATGATTCACAACATGTTTACAAGCACAGTCCTGAAATATGTTTTTGAACTCGTTGTGGTTGCAGCCGTGGTTTTGGTTGGACTCCGAATGAAGAAGAAGAAAGCCGAGGCAGCCAAAGCCCAGGCTGTAGGGATGAACTAA
- a CDS encoding Gfo/Idh/MocA family protein: MKTKMKAGIIGCGNISAIYLENLKKSDTVEVVACADMVQERAAARAAEFAIANAFSVNELLADPEIELVINLTIPGSHAAIDIAALEAGKHVYAEKPLATSLADGKHVLELAKSKNLRVGSAPDTFLGSGIQTAKAAIEAGMIGKPVAATAFMMGGGPEGWHPDPEFFYAPGGGPMLDMGPYYLTALVELMGSIDRVTASVGAQIPTRIIGAGPKAGQQIPVKTPTHLAGTIDFEHGAIATMIMSFDIQGGATLPWIEIYGTAGTLTLPDPNFFNGEVKLRRTGSDEIETLTSMFDCGQNERGLGVNDMAKSILEGRSHRADGALAYHVLEAMYAFQTSSLEGRHVVLESKYEYDTQLKTSELV; encoded by the coding sequence ATGAAAACCAAAATGAAGGCTGGTATTATCGGTTGTGGAAATATCAGTGCGATTTATTTGGAAAATTTAAAAAAGAGCGATACCGTGGAAGTGGTGGCCTGTGCAGACATGGTGCAGGAGCGTGCTGCGGCGCGGGCAGCAGAGTTTGCGATTGCAAACGCATTCAGTGTGAATGAACTGCTGGCGGATCCGGAAATTGAGCTGGTTATCAACTTAACAATTCCGGGCAGCCATGCAGCCATTGATATAGCAGCACTTGAAGCTGGAAAACATGTATATGCCGAAAAGCCGCTGGCAACTTCGCTTGCGGATGGGAAACATGTACTGGAGTTAGCCAAAAGCAAAAATCTGCGAGTCGGCAGTGCACCGGACACTTTTCTCGGATCAGGGATCCAGACGGCCAAAGCAGCCATAGAAGCCGGTATGATTGGGAAGCCGGTTGCAGCAACCGCCTTTATGATGGGCGGAGGGCCGGAGGGCTGGCATCCAGACCCGGAGTTTTTTTATGCGCCGGGCGGAGGACCGATGCTCGATATGGGACCGTACTATTTGACGGCGCTTGTGGAGCTGATGGGCTCGATTGATCGTGTCACCGCATCGGTCGGAGCACAGATTCCAACGCGAATCATTGGCGCGGGACCGAAAGCGGGGCAGCAGATTCCGGTGAAAACACCTACACATTTGGCAGGCACGATTGATTTCGAGCATGGAGCCATTGCCACCATGATTATGAGCTTTGACATTCAAGGTGGTGCCACGTTGCCGTGGATCGAAATATATGGAACCGCAGGCACGCTGACTTTACCAGATCCGAATTTTTTTAATGGAGAAGTGAAGCTTCGCCGGACCGGATCGGATGAGATCGAGACACTGACATCGATGTTCGATTGTGGACAGAATGAACGCGGCCTCGGCGTCAACGATATGGCCAAATCCATTCTGGAAGGCCGCAGCCACCGGGCTGACGGTGCACTCGCATACCATGTGCTTGAAGCCATGTACGCATTTCAAACCTCTTCTCTGGAGGGCCGACATGTGGTTTTGGAGAGTAAGTACGAATATGACACACAGCTTAAGACAAGCGAACTCGTATAA
- a CDS encoding sugar phosphate isomerase/epimerase produces MLKLGLQLYTVRDQMEQDFEGTLKKVAELGYQGVEFHTFFGRPAAEVKALLDQNGLVALGTHTAYDRMLNALDEEIAYNKEIGNTNLIVPYLGDDQRKWDEVFSNLKTIGERCKEQQATLLYHNHDFEFTEKIGDKTVFDSMYDAVPADLLKVELDTCWTHFAGYSPAEYIEAYAGRLPIVHWKDVRRQEDGSPLTVELGEGEVDLKAVAEAADKAGVEWIVVEQDFCQNPPLESIAKSMEWIKNYAQNGGPVNV; encoded by the coding sequence ATGTTGAAATTGGGTTTGCAATTGTACACCGTTCGTGATCAAATGGAGCAGGATTTTGAGGGTACTTTGAAGAAAGTAGCAGAACTTGGATATCAGGGCGTGGAATTTCACACCTTCTTCGGACGTCCCGCAGCTGAGGTCAAGGCATTACTGGATCAAAACGGTCTAGTTGCCCTTGGAACGCATACTGCGTATGACCGCATGTTGAACGCCCTTGATGAGGAAATCGCCTACAATAAAGAAATCGGCAATACCAATCTGATTGTTCCTTATTTGGGCGATGACCAGCGCAAATGGGACGAGGTGTTCTCAAATCTCAAGACGATTGGTGAACGCTGCAAAGAGCAGCAGGCAACGCTGCTGTACCATAACCATGATTTCGAATTCACCGAAAAGATCGGGGACAAAACGGTGTTTGACTCTATGTATGATGCCGTTCCTGCGGATCTGCTCAAGGTTGAGCTGGATACTTGCTGGACTCACTTCGCAGGATACAGTCCTGCTGAGTATATCGAAGCCTACGCTGGACGTCTTCCAATTGTTCATTGGAAGGATGTGCGCAGACAAGAGGACGGTTCACCATTAACGGTAGAGCTTGGTGAAGGCGAAGTCGATTTGAAAGCCGTTGCTGAAGCTGCGGACAAAGCAGGAGTCGAATGGATTGTTGTAGAGCAGGATTTCTGCCAGAATCCACCGCTTGAAAGCATTGCAAAAAGTATGGAATGGATTAAAAATTACGCCCAAAATGGAGGACCTGTAAATGTCTAA
- a CDS encoding TVP38/TMEM64 family protein has translation MNKWMLAALYAVVLMITYIYRNPIVDYMHQHGSFPVLVGLATLIALFPIIPYKLVIAALGYSFGTVWAAGISWLGTMIAATIIYALVRTVFRKQGQQYLGRFKSLQSFTSWVESRPFVSVAAGRFIPFIPQMAVNVFAGVASIPFWTYTAASGIGKLPGIFLYAFLGGQGGRHPIVSILVAAGYILLLGLMFILYRKKGRSHSHARVLGSTMQIDYNEEEK, from the coding sequence ATGAACAAATGGATGCTCGCCGCCTTATATGCGGTTGTTCTTATGATTACTTATATATACCGGAATCCGATTGTGGACTATATGCATCAGCATGGTTCCTTTCCTGTCCTCGTGGGTCTGGCAACCCTGATTGCCCTGTTTCCGATTATTCCTTACAAGCTGGTGATTGCCGCGCTTGGCTATTCCTTCGGGACAGTCTGGGCTGCTGGCATCAGCTGGCTGGGTACGATGATCGCCGCGACAATTATCTACGCGCTGGTAAGAACGGTTTTCCGGAAACAGGGGCAGCAATATCTGGGCAGATTTAAATCCCTTCAGTCATTCACCTCATGGGTGGAGTCCCGTCCTTTTGTCAGCGTTGCCGCCGGACGCTTTATACCTTTTATTCCGCAAATGGCCGTGAATGTGTTCGCAGGCGTTGCTTCCATTCCCTTCTGGACCTATACGGCTGCTTCCGGCATCGGAAAGCTTCCAGGTATTTTTCTGTATGCTTTTCTTGGCGGACAAGGCGGGCGTCATCCGATTGTTTCCATTTTGGTCGCGGCCGGTTATATATTACTGCTCGGATTAATGTTTATACTATACAGGAAAAAGGGACGTTCACACTCACATGCCCGGGTCCTTGGTTCCACCATGCAGATCGATTATAATGAAGAAGAGAAATAA
- a CDS encoding YitT family protein: MRKKDHFISKLAPIVIMLFGTFLLAFAYYHINFQNHLSEGGFVGLSLLGKYVLGLNPSLSMLILDIPVILIAMFLKGRKFVMNTLLATFSFSIFYELLERYSVLVIDLHNNLLLAALLSGLVTGFATGLVLRFGGATGGDDILSLLISRWSGLKVGTVFILMDAAVLLLSLFYLPLKETLFTILAVGIAGQTITFTFTFRMGKADVTAIPEPAQSQKAASKPVHAVRSAH; the protein is encoded by the coding sequence ATGAGGAAGAAAGACCATTTTATTTCTAAGCTTGCACCAATCGTTATAATGCTGTTCGGAACATTTTTGCTAGCATTTGCGTATTATCACATCAATTTTCAAAATCATTTATCAGAGGGCGGATTCGTAGGTTTGTCCCTGCTTGGTAAGTATGTGCTGGGTTTGAATCCCTCGCTGAGCATGCTGATCCTGGACATACCGGTTATTCTGATCGCCATGTTTTTGAAAGGCCGTAAATTCGTGATGAATACACTGCTCGCGACCTTTTCGTTTTCTATTTTTTACGAATTATTGGAACGCTATTCAGTGCTGGTCATTGACCTGCACAACAATCTGCTGCTGGCTGCGCTGTTGTCCGGTTTGGTCACAGGGTTCGCCACAGGACTGGTTCTCCGATTTGGGGGAGCCACCGGCGGAGATGATATTTTATCGCTGCTCATTAGCCGCTGGAGTGGTTTGAAGGTAGGTACCGTGTTTATTTTAATGGATGCCGCCGTACTGCTGCTGTCTCTGTTCTATTTACCGCTGAAAGAAACATTGTTTACGATTTTGGCGGTTGGCATTGCCGGGCAGACCATAACATTTACATTCACATTCCGTATGGGAAAAGCGGATGTTACCGCGATACCCGAACCGGCTCAATCCCAGAAAGCTGCCTCTAAACCCGTTCATGCGGTGCGGAGTGCTCACTAA
- a CDS encoding MDR family MFS transporter encodes MEDLSQKRKVTIMIAIIAAMFFSAINQTIVSTAMPRIIAILGGMDYYTWVITIYMLTSTIATVLVGKLSDIYGRKPFILAGIVFFIIGAFLSGFSRDIFQLITYRGIQGIGAGIIMASAFTAVGDLFSPRERGKWTGIMMAVFGFSSVLGPTLGGWLVDNMEWKWLFWIFLPLGVVAFIMIMMLFPKGVRKESEKIDYFGSLFLTLTIVPLLLGFSWAGTKYDWGSWQILSLFGGAIVFLILFILVERVVKSPVLPLSLFRNDIVTISNTIGFIMNAGMMGALIYLPFFVQGVEGISPTYSGYVTMPMSISMVIVSTIVGRMITKTGKYKRFALTGIPIMIIGMLIMALMNSVWLAVIAMIVFGLGLGIGMPVFSLTVQNAVRPDQLGVATASSQLFRNLGGTIGIAVMGTIMTSSLTGHMKDAMTSGKGVDMKNLDPELAKQLAPFQNPEMLLDQPKLHLLQETMPQEVQSVLTQMIDTLKHALSSSLTTVFLSGAALVAVALVLTFFLREIPLRTSNKLPESQKQGQTDKAATASSV; translated from the coding sequence TTGGAGGATTTATCCCAAAAGAGGAAAGTGACAATCATGATTGCGATCATTGCTGCCATGTTTTTCTCCGCAATCAATCAGACCATTGTCAGTACGGCTATGCCGCGCATTATCGCCATTCTCGGCGGCATGGATTACTACACGTGGGTCATCACCATTTACATGCTGACCTCTACAATCGCAACGGTTCTCGTTGGTAAGCTATCGGATATTTACGGGCGCAAGCCGTTTATATTAGCGGGTATCGTATTTTTTATCATCGGTGCATTTCTAAGCGGTTTTTCCAGAGATATTTTCCAACTCATTACGTACCGGGGGATTCAGGGGATCGGTGCGGGGATCATCATGGCATCCGCTTTTACTGCTGTGGGTGATTTGTTCTCTCCTCGTGAAAGAGGAAAGTGGACGGGGATTATGATGGCTGTTTTTGGTTTCTCCAGCGTACTCGGACCAACGCTTGGCGGCTGGCTTGTCGATAATATGGAGTGGAAGTGGCTGTTCTGGATTTTCCTTCCACTCGGGGTTGTGGCATTTATCATGATTATGATGCTGTTTCCAAAAGGTGTGCGCAAAGAGTCCGAGAAAATCGACTATTTCGGCTCCTTGTTCCTGACGTTGACCATTGTACCGCTGCTGCTCGGCTTCTCCTGGGCAGGCACGAAATATGACTGGGGATCATGGCAGATTCTGAGTCTGTTCGGTGGGGCGATTGTGTTCCTGATTCTGTTCATACTTGTGGAAAGAGTTGTGAAAAGTCCGGTGCTTCCATTGTCACTGTTCCGCAATGATATCGTAACCATCTCGAACACAATCGGCTTTATTATGAACGCAGGCATGATGGGAGCGCTCATCTATCTGCCTTTCTTCGTACAGGGCGTTGAAGGCATTTCTCCGACATATTCCGGTTATGTAACCATGCCGATGTCGATATCCATGGTTATCGTAAGTACGATCGTGGGCAGGATGATTACCAAAACAGGCAAATACAAAAGATTTGCTCTGACCGGTATTCCAATCATGATCATTGGTATGCTTATCATGGCCCTCATGAACAGCGTATGGCTGGCCGTCATTGCCATGATCGTATTCGGACTGGGATTGGGTATTGGCATGCCGGTATTCTCCCTGACCGTGCAAAATGCGGTCAGACCTGACCAACTGGGTGTTGCTACCGCATCATCACAGTTGTTCCGGAATTTGGGTGGTACTATTGGGATTGCGGTTATGGGAACCATTATGACATCAAGTCTTACGGGACATATGAAGGATGCGATGACATCTGGCAAAGGTGTCGACATGAAGAATCTGGATCCGGAGCTGGCCAAACAGCTGGCGCCATTCCAAAATCCGGAGATGCTGCTTGATCAACCAAAGCTTCACCTACTGCAGGAAACGATGCCGCAAGAAGTGCAGTCGGTGCTGACACAAATGATCGATACGCTGAAGCATGCACTAAGCTCTTCTTTGACGACAGTTTTCCTGTCAGGAGCAGCTCTCGTGGCAGTAGCGCTCGTGCTGACCTTCTTCCTGCGTGAAATTCCACTGCGGACCTCTAACAAGCTGCCAGAATCGCAAAAGCAGGGACAGACTGACAAAGCTGCAACCGCATCATCCGTGTAA
- a CDS encoding short chain dehydrogenase, with amino-acid sequence MKILVVGANGTLGSAVRNELASDHEVISASRSEGDVKVDITSVESIKAMYQKVGKIDAVICAAGNAYFGPLSELTPENNEVAVQSKLKGQINLVLLGLDYVNDRGSFTLTTGIIMDDPIIGGISSAMAGGAVRAFVQAAAIELPRNIRINNVSPNVLEESMDSYGPFFRGFEPVPAARAAKAFRKSVEGAQTGQTYTVY; translated from the coding sequence ATGAAGATTCTTGTTGTAGGAGCGAACGGGACGCTTGGGAGCGCGGTTCGTAATGAACTGGCTTCAGATCATGAGGTGATTTCAGCAAGCCGCAGTGAAGGCGATGTTAAGGTTGACATCACATCCGTAGAAAGCATTAAGGCGATGTATCAAAAGGTAGGCAAAATTGATGCTGTGATTTGTGCCGCCGGAAATGCTTACTTCGGCCCGCTGAGCGAACTTACTCCGGAAAATAACGAAGTTGCTGTTCAAAGCAAGCTGAAGGGACAAATCAATCTGGTTTTGCTTGGACTGGATTATGTTAACGATCGCGGCAGTTTTACGCTGACAACGGGCATTATTATGGATGATCCGATCATCGGCGGTATATCTTCCGCGATGGCAGGTGGAGCGGTTAGAGCTTTTGTTCAGGCTGCTGCGATTGAATTGCCGCGCAACATCCGCATCAACAATGTAAGCCCGAATGTCCTGGAAGAGTCCATGGACAGTTATGGTCCCTTCTTCCGGGGCTTTGAACCGGTCCCTGCCGCCAGAGCGGCCAAGGCATTCCGCAAGAGTGTCGAGGGTGCGCAGACAGGACAAACCTATACCGTATACTAG
- a CDS encoding MarR family winged helix-turn-helix transcriptional regulator, which yields MDALANRLYAAVKSFWRSLETDICKEMQDYLTGPQLFMLNYIHGEQKCNLTQVADRLEVKPSAVTVMVDRLEKAGYVARSHDPADRRVILVEATPQGEKVLAQAVQKRDACLKEHLSRLEPDEVRMFTELCEKMVGQQMN from the coding sequence ATGGACGCGCTTGCGAACCGGCTATATGCTGCCGTGAAATCATTCTGGCGGAGTCTGGAGACGGATATCTGTAAGGAAATGCAGGATTATCTGACCGGACCGCAATTATTTATGCTCAACTACATCCATGGAGAACAAAAATGCAATCTGACACAGGTCGCAGATCGGCTGGAAGTGAAACCTAGCGCTGTTACCGTTATGGTGGATCGTCTGGAAAAGGCCGGTTATGTTGCGCGTTCCCATGATCCTGCAGACCGTAGAGTGATTTTGGTAGAAGCAACGCCGCAAGGCGAAAAGGTTCTTGCACAAGCCGTCCAAAAAAGGGATGCATGTCTTAAGGAACATTTATCCCGTCTTGAGCCTGACGAAGTGCGTATGTTCACCGAATTATGTGAAAAGATGGTTGGACAGCAAATGAATTAA
- a CDS encoding Gfo/Idh/MocA family protein, protein MNDNIRKRRVAMIGIGDIANKVYLPLLAHHEQAEVVGVMSRSEETVQHAAARFRFRNAATNLNELMSWDVDAVFVHSPTAAHYETVKTCLMHGLSVYVDKPLSGDLSECRELAALAENKGLLLAVGFNRRFAPLYREAQAWMQAAGGFDQVTALKHRTRQQSSTSRETVFDDLIHMLDLLLWLGGDDYKLASQQLAQDKEGRMRHASGVMSFQDARYGSYGMVRQSGADLEKLELHGSGRSVEVTNLEQAVLYENGMLPVTKTFGSWDTILERRGFAGAVDHFLECIGSPEHCSISADQVMSSHELAAKVCDNR, encoded by the coding sequence ATGAATGACAACATCCGCAAGCGACGGGTCGCCATGATAGGCATCGGAGACATTGCGAACAAGGTATACCTGCCGCTGCTTGCTCATCACGAGCAAGCTGAAGTCGTCGGTGTGATGAGCCGCTCAGAGGAAACGGTGCAGCATGCAGCAGCACGATTCCGTTTTCGGAATGCTGCTACGAATTTGAATGAATTGATGTCATGGGATGTGGACGCGGTTTTTGTCCATAGTCCGACAGCGGCTCATTACGAAACGGTAAAGACTTGTTTAATGCATGGTCTGTCTGTGTATGTGGATAAACCGCTTAGCGGTGATCTGTCCGAATGCAGAGAGCTTGCAGCGCTGGCAGAAAATAAGGGGTTGCTCCTGGCCGTTGGGTTTAATAGGAGATTTGCCCCGCTGTACAGGGAAGCACAGGCATGGATGCAAGCCGCCGGCGGTTTTGACCAGGTGACGGCGCTTAAGCATCGTACACGGCAGCAGTCCAGCACCAGCAGAGAAACGGTATTTGATGACCTGATTCATATGCTCGATCTTCTTCTATGGCTTGGCGGGGATGATTACAAGCTTGCTTCGCAGCAGCTGGCACAGGACAAGGAAGGACGCATGCGCCATGCATCGGGTGTGATGAGCTTTCAGGATGCGCGTTATGGAAGCTACGGTATGGTCCGGCAATCTGGGGCGGATCTTGAAAAGTTAGAGCTTCACGGCAGCGGCCGTTCTGTCGAGGTCACCAACCTTGAACAGGCAGTTTTGTATGAGAACGGCATGCTTCCAGTTACCAAGACCTTTGGCAGCTGGGACACGATACTGGAGCGCAGAGGATTTGCCGGAGCGGTCGATCATTTCCTGGAGTGTATCGGAAGCCCCGAACACTGCAGCATAAGTGCTGATCAGGTGATGAGCAGCCACGAGCTGGCCGCAAAGGTCTGCGATAACAGGTAA
- a CDS encoding lipid II flippase family protein, with product MIQLVVILMFTVVIHTVDSLSYALRLGGLRSRRITLALSLSGLLVLVSRTSNIAQGPMVGNMVDKALKSTAFHLEPKLHGIIAAATVGSLLAMFLFPSVVRLCSRMVVHLEAAGSIPKMTRNLMSFSKWKNGMTYFKRPTFRMLHSLFDGPLPRRLMVLNMTVTAIYTVGVLASLYAAYLWPAFRLTASTSSGLINGLATILLTLLIDPRIALLSDKALRGEEGLGRINRVFGLMMVSRMAGTMLAQLLLVPCAYWIGWIIG from the coding sequence ATGATACAACTGGTCGTGATCCTTATGTTTACGGTAGTGATACATACAGTAGACAGTCTTTCTTATGCTTTGCGATTAGGCGGACTTCGCAGCCGGCGGATTACGCTCGCTTTGTCACTCTCAGGACTGCTTGTTCTGGTGTCCCGGACTTCCAATATAGCTCAAGGGCCGATGGTCGGAAACATGGTGGATAAAGCGTTGAAATCCACAGCTTTTCATCTGGAGCCAAAACTTCATGGTATTATTGCTGCTGCGACTGTGGGCTCATTGCTGGCCATGTTTCTGTTTCCCAGTGTCGTTAGGCTCTGCTCCAGAATGGTTGTTCATTTGGAAGCCGCCGGTTCTATTCCAAAAATGACCAGAAATCTAATGTCCTTCTCCAAATGGAAAAATGGAATGACTTATTTCAAACGGCCGACCTTCAGGATGCTGCATTCTCTGTTCGATGGACCCTTGCCAAGAAGATTGATGGTGCTCAATATGACGGTAACTGCGATCTACACCGTAGGGGTTCTTGCTTCCTTGTATGCAGCTTATTTATGGCCTGCCTTCAGGCTGACTGCTTCGACTTCTTCGGGATTGATTAATGGACTGGCAACAATTCTGCTGACGCTGTTGATTGATCCGCGGATTGCATTGCTTTCGGATAAAGCTCTGCGCGGGGAGGAAGGGCTTGGACGAATCAACCGTGTATTCGGACTTATGATGGTTTCGCGAATGGCGGGGACGATGCTCGCCCAACTGCTGCTGGTGCCTTGTGCGTATTGGATTGGCTGGATCATAGGATGA
- a CDS encoding AraC family transcriptional regulator, with the protein MSTQDTVHIYTAGFSFHHKPFYMTEMNGVNNYLMRLQTDGRCRARVGGELVQIEAGDLLIFSPDEPYELKIEEELNAQNELSVESGDYHIFFGGAWIDEWWTSQKRPTRIKVPLNETILGLFRQIVLEQRKISNPFPEISGYYMRILCLETDRLLREHPSTTPRTYLAYRIKHYIEEHASVSFKLEDVAAYVGISVSRAVHLFKDAFGTSIMQYTLDVRLEMARERIIFSPMSLENIAETSGFANYTYFHRVFRSRFGKSPKEFRIANREQI; encoded by the coding sequence ATGTCCACGCAAGATACAGTACACATTTATACAGCAGGATTCTCGTTTCACCACAAACCCTTTTACATGACCGAAATGAACGGTGTCAATAACTATCTGATGCGCCTCCAGACAGATGGAAGATGCCGGGCGCGTGTCGGCGGCGAGCTGGTACAGATTGAGGCAGGAGACCTGCTCATTTTTTCGCCGGATGAGCCCTATGAGTTGAAGATTGAAGAGGAACTTAACGCCCAGAACGAGCTTTCGGTTGAAAGCGGCGATTATCATATCTTTTTTGGCGGGGCCTGGATTGATGAGTGGTGGACCAGTCAGAAACGCCCTACAAGAATCAAAGTACCCTTGAACGAAACCATCCTTGGCCTCTTCCGGCAGATTGTGCTGGAGCAGCGCAAGATATCCAATCCATTTCCCGAAATATCGGGGTATTACATGCGCATTTTATGTCTGGAGACGGACCGCTTGCTGCGGGAGCATCCATCCACAACCCCAAGGACATACCTTGCATACCGGATCAAGCATTACATTGAAGAGCATGCATCCGTATCCTTCAAACTCGAGGATGTTGCTGCCTATGTTGGAATCAGCGTTTCACGTGCCGTCCATCTGTTTAAGGACGCCTTCGGCACAAGCATTATGCAGTACACGCTGGATGTCCGGCTTGAGATGGCGCGTGAACGGATCATTTTCAGCCCGATGTCCCTTGAAAATATCGCCGAAACCTCGGGCTTTGCCAATTATACGTATTTTCACCGCGTGTTCCGATCCCGCTTCGGAAAATCTCCCAAGGAATTCCGCATCGCAAACAGGGAGCAGATATAG